A single genomic interval of Oleidesulfovibrio alaskensis DSM 16109 harbors:
- a CDS encoding DUF1499 domain-containing protein, whose product MVSPRRILTFILLMAAATACSAAPPQESSMLPQCPDRPNCVSSLQQGTSHAVPPMALHGTTEAAMETAEQILRQMGAASVSKTENGIHAVFRSRIFGFKDDMHIVADSSQGLLHIRSASRTGYYDFGVNRRRALDFAARYADATRRP is encoded by the coding sequence ATGGTCAGTCCCCGAAGAATACTGACGTTCATCCTGCTTATGGCAGCCGCGACAGCATGTTCCGCTGCGCCGCCTCAGGAATCATCCATGCTGCCGCAGTGTCCTGACCGTCCCAACTGCGTCAGTTCCCTGCAGCAGGGCACAAGCCACGCCGTGCCTCCCATGGCGTTGCACGGCACCACAGAAGCTGCAATGGAGACTGCGGAACAGATCCTGCGGCAGATGGGCGCGGCATCAGTCAGCAAAACAGAAAACGGAATCCATGCTGTCTTTCGCAGCAGAATTTTCGGCTTCAAAGACGACATGCATATTGTCGCTGATTCCTCGCAAGGACTTCTGCATATCAGGTCCGCTTCGCGAACCGGTTATTATGATTTCGGCGTCAACCGGCGGCGGGCACTGGATTTTGCCGCACGCTATGCCGACGCCACCCGCAGGCCCTGA
- a CDS encoding methyl-accepting chemotaxis protein, which produces MLNKLSIRSIILFTVLLGPVVLTVLLAGQRLNDIKESSRQAILSQSRAIVQLAEDTRNEMAHKLNDGILKPLDSLPADKVLSAVPVVTAMRIAQQSSQKANYTFRAPKISPRNPANEPTPAELKALSAMKRDNLNEYIITEPDRILYFRPVRLTEECMYCHGEPKGTRDVTGGIKEGWKTGDIHGAFVVISSLDEANRDMARARMSVAGWAGGVLAVILSITWLMLKRRVISPLNNLQSITEEMAQGRFDKTIRSTARDEFAMLTESLGKMQSRVAMTVQGVKVTASQVADGSRHLSESSRSMSEGAVSQAASMEEISSSMEEMASNIKQNAQNARETETISLQAAQQAEQGGTAVLRTVEAMKEIAQKITVIEEIARQTNLLALNAAIEAARAGEHGKGFAVVAQEVRKLAERSGSSAAEINSLSASSLEVADSALAMLRKITPDIQKTSGLVQEIAAACAEQNIGAEQINKAIQQLDAVVQQNAATSEQVASTSRQLAAGADELQRNIDFFQVSEHSAGHGSDSAALSPVRQAGPGKKRSGRKNSGGQKKHAADEFTKF; this is translated from the coding sequence ATGCTCAACAAGCTTAGTATCCGTTCCATTATCCTGTTCACCGTGCTGCTGGGCCCAGTGGTGCTGACAGTGCTGCTGGCGGGACAACGCCTGAACGATATCAAAGAAAGTTCCAGACAGGCCATTCTGAGTCAGAGCCGTGCCATAGTACAGCTGGCGGAAGATACCCGTAATGAAATGGCGCACAAGCTCAATGACGGTATTCTGAAACCGCTGGACAGCTTGCCTGCGGACAAGGTGCTGAGCGCGGTACCTGTTGTGACAGCCATGCGCATTGCCCAGCAGAGTTCACAGAAAGCCAACTATACATTCCGCGCTCCCAAAATATCACCACGAAACCCCGCCAACGAACCGACTCCGGCAGAGCTGAAAGCGCTCAGCGCCATGAAGCGGGACAATCTCAATGAATACATTATCACGGAACCGGACAGGATTCTGTATTTCCGCCCTGTACGCCTGACAGAAGAATGCATGTACTGCCACGGCGAACCGAAAGGCACCCGCGACGTGACAGGCGGGATCAAGGAAGGCTGGAAAACAGGAGATATCCACGGCGCATTTGTCGTCATCAGCTCTCTGGACGAAGCCAACAGAGACATGGCGCGGGCGCGGATGAGCGTTGCAGGCTGGGCGGGCGGCGTTCTGGCCGTTATCCTCAGCATAACATGGCTTATGCTGAAGCGCAGGGTCATATCACCTCTCAACAACCTGCAGAGTATAACAGAAGAGATGGCACAGGGCCGCTTTGACAAAACGATCCGGTCCACAGCCAGAGATGAGTTCGCCATGCTTACAGAATCGCTGGGCAAAATGCAGTCTCGCGTGGCCATGACAGTACAGGGAGTCAAGGTCACGGCATCGCAGGTGGCGGACGGCAGCAGACACCTTTCCGAATCAAGCCGTTCCATGTCCGAAGGGGCGGTAAGTCAGGCGGCATCCATGGAAGAAATATCGTCTTCCATGGAAGAGATGGCCTCGAATATCAAGCAGAACGCCCAGAATGCCCGTGAAACCGAAACCATATCGTTGCAGGCGGCACAGCAGGCGGAACAGGGGGGCACAGCCGTGCTGCGCACGGTGGAAGCAATGAAAGAGATAGCACAAAAAATCACAGTGATTGAAGAGATAGCCCGGCAGACCAATCTGCTGGCACTTAACGCGGCCATAGAAGCTGCGCGCGCCGGTGAGCACGGCAAAGGCTTTGCCGTTGTGGCACAGGAAGTACGCAAGCTGGCAGAACGCTCCGGCAGCTCCGCTGCCGAAATCAACAGCCTGTCAGCATCCAGTCTGGAAGTGGCAGACTCCGCACTGGCCATGCTGCGCAAAATTACCCCCGATATCCAGAAGACATCGGGGCTGGTGCAGGAAATTGCTGCAGCCTGTGCGGAACAGAATATCGGCGCAGAGCAGATAAACAAGGCTATCCAGCAGCTGGACGCCGTGGTACAGCAGAATGCAGCCACTTCGGAACAGGTAGCCAGCACTTCCCGGCAACTGGCCGCCGGAGCTGACGAACTGCAACGGAATATCGACTTTTTTCAGGTAAGCGAACACAGCGCGGGCCATGGCAGCGACTCCGCGGCGCTCAGCCCCGTCAGGCAGGCAGGCCCGGGCAAAAAGCGCTCAGGCCGGAAAAATTCCGGCGGGCAGAAAAAACATGCAGCAGATGAATTTACCAAGTTCTGA